CAAGAGCCGCAGGCAATCGAACTGGATCATAATGCGTTGTACCACCTTCTTAAGCTTGAAGCGTTCCATGCTTCGATTCTCAATATGAACCTGGACGGCAAAAAACAACAGGTGTTGCTGCGGCAACTGCACATGCACCCTTTCAAAATGCAAGTATTGCACGTAGATTTCCAGCGGGTTGCTAAGGACAAGAAAATTTACATAAAAGTACCGCTGCACTTCCTCAATGCGGAAATTGCGCCCGGCGTGAAAGTCGGCGGCGGCATCATTAGCCATGTCATGACCGAAGTTGAAGTTTCCTGTTTGCCCGCCGATTTGCCGGAATATATCGAGGTCGATCTTAAGGACCTTGCGCTCGGCCACTCGGTGCACTTATCGGAGCTCAAATTTCCTAAAGGTACGGAGTCGCCGGCCTTGGCGAAAGGCAACGACGCGGTAGTGGCGACCGTTCAAATACCGAAGGTGGTCGTGGTTGAAGAAGTAGTGGCTGCGCCAGCGGCTGAAGAGGCGGCGGCGGCGGAAGGGGCTGCGGCTGAAGCCGGTGCGGCCGCCGGTGAAAAGAAAGAGGGCGAAAAGGCCGCAACGGGTGAAGCAGTCAAGAAAGAAGGGGCAAAAGCGCCTGAAGCCGGCAAGAAGGAAGGCGGCAAGCCGGAGAAGAAATAATCCTTGCCGTTTGATCTTGCGCAGCCCGCCGGTTAACGAAGCTCTGAACTTGGCGGGCTTTGTTTGTCCGGGACTCGTCCGGAGAAAAACGTGAAACTGGTCGTCGGATTGGGGAATCCAGGCAGGGAACACGCGGCCGACCGGCATAATGCCGGTTACCGCTGGCTTGCGCAGCTCGCCAAAGAGACGCGAGTTACGCTCAAGGTCGAGGCGCGCTTCCATTCGTTGCTGGGAAAATTTATGCTCGATGGCAATGAATGCTGGCTGATGCAGCCGCAAACCTTCATGAACGCAAGCGGGCGCGCGGTCGGAGCATTCGTCAAGTTTTACAAAACTCCCGC
The Burkholderiales bacterium DNA segment above includes these coding regions:
- a CDS encoding 50S ribosomal protein L25/general stress protein Ctc, with the translated sequence MEVNATSRTMHGTGASRRMRRDGRVPGILYGGKQEPQAIELDHNALYHLLKLEAFHASILNMNLDGKKQQVLLRQLHMHPFKMQVLHVDFQRVAKDKKIYIKVPLHFLNAEIAPGVKVGGGIISHVMTEVEVSCLPADLPEYIEVDLKDLALGHSVHLSELKFPKGTESPALAKGNDAVVATVQIPKVVVVEEVVAAPAAEEAAAAEGAAAEAGAAAGEKKEGEKAATGEAVKKEGAKAPEAGKKEGGKPEKK